Proteins encoded by one window of Lemur catta isolate mLemCat1 chromosome 12, mLemCat1.pri, whole genome shotgun sequence:
- the TMEM167A gene encoding protein kish-A: protein MSAIFNFQSLLTVILLLICTCAYIRSLAPSVLDRNKTGLLGIFWKCARIGERKSPYVAVCCIVMAFSILFMQ from the exons tctgcTATTTTCAATTTTCAGAGTCTGTTGACTGTAATCCTGCTGCTTATATGTACCTGTGCTTATATCCGATCCTTGGCACCCAGCGTCCTGGACAGAAATAAAACTGG ACTGTTGGGTATATTTTGGAAGTGTGCCAGAATTG GTGAACGAAAAAGTCCTTATGTTGCAGTATGCTGTATAGTGATGGCCTTCAGCATCCTCTTCATGCAGTAG